The Candidatus Binatia bacterium DNA segment GCATGGCTCAGTCTCTATCAAATTGCCTCGTTCACCTCATCTTTTCAACCAAGGATCGGCGTCCCTTTCTTGCTGACACCGACCGGCGAAACGCCATGCACCGCTACCTTGGCGCCGTCTCAACACGACTGGATTGCCCGGTGATCCGCGTTGGTGGCGTCGCCGATCACGTGCACTGTCTGGCACGCCAAGCTCGCACCATCACCGTGGCCGAATGGGTCAAGGAAATAAAGCGAGCCTCGTCGCAGTGGGCAAAGACCCAGGACGCATCGCTTCACGGTTTTCAGTGGCAGGCCGGGTATGCGGTATTCTCGGTAAGTCAGTCCCTGGGCCGAAAGGTGGAACAATACATCGGACAGCAAGAGGAGCATCATCGCAGATTCGACTTTCAGAGCGAGCTCCGCAAACTGCTAGATGCCCATGGCCTGGGATACGATGAG contains these protein-coding regions:
- the tnpA gene encoding IS200/IS605 family transposase is translated as MAQSLSNCLVHLIFSTKDRRPFLADTDRRNAMHRYLGAVSTRLDCPVIRVGGVADHVHCLARQARTITVAEWVKEIKRASSQWAKTQDASLHGFQWQAGYAVFSVSQSLGRKVEQYIGQQEEHHRRFDFQSELRKLLDAHGLGYDERYVWD